The window GATCGAGGTCGTTTGTAACGGTATATTTATTTATTTAGAACAGGAATGTACGAGCAGTTGCATGTACGACCTCACGGGTTTTCAGCGTGACCTGCTCTACGTGATCGCCGGTCTGGACGAGCCGCACGGGCTCGCGATCAAAGAGGAGCTGGAGGACTACTACGAAAAGGAGATCCACCACGGCCGGCTTTACCCCAACCTCGACACGCTCGTGGAGAAGGGACTCG is drawn from Halorubrum sp. CBA1229 and contains these coding sequences:
- a CDS encoding PadR family transcriptional regulator, whose protein sequence is MYDLTGFQRDLLYVIAGLDEPHGLAIKEELEDYYEKEIHHGRLYPNLDTLVEKGLVEKGQRDRRTNYYTLTRRGRREIEARTEWETQYVDH